From Drosophila yakuba strain Tai18E2 chromosome 2L, Prin_Dyak_Tai18E2_2.1, whole genome shotgun sequence, one genomic window encodes:
- the LOC6528805 gene encoding sodium-dependent nutrient amino acid transporter 1 — protein METAINNNNNNDNGYMNQAYVGSLNASTISIPGAYKPNESSNGKKPVSEGSGPAPAPGPGDSPPEVEAGQQGKKRESWSNDIEFLMSCIALSVGLGNVWRFPFTALENGGGAFVIPYLIVLILVGKPVYYLEMLLGQFSSRGSVKVYDFSPIMRGIGYGQVLATGIVTTYYATLMALTLRYFVDSFFPTLPWSYCREEWGAECLDSGPQEASRATSLAGSGVRTTSAEFYFTNIILREKASIDDGIGYPSWSLALALAVAWIIIAGIMFKGVKSSGKASYFLALFPYVVMLILLVRALSLPGAFDGVLYFLRPQWHKLLEPQVWYAAVTQVFFSLAICFGNIIMYASYNRFGHNIYRDANIVTTLDTFTSLLSGVIIFGILGNLAYENNTTDIASVVNGGPGLAFISYPDAIAKFKWLPQLFSVLFFLMLFVLGIGSNVGMASCLSTVIKDQFGHLKNWTVVVGIAIVGYFLGLMYVTPGGQFLLNLVDYFGVTFVALVLAIFELVTIAWIYGVKRLCRDVEFMIGIKTSLYYRICWAVVTPLLMLTILIYTLVLYEPLKYKNYTYQSGVYVFGWCLSAFGVGQVLFWAIPAVRKQPSHLGLWARIRKAFEPLPNWGPSDPQTLKRYQLFVQEGNANALFRRSSIWHKIYDNIFG, from the exons atgGAAACGGcaatcaacaacaataacaacaatgaCAACGGGTACATGAACCAGGCGTATGTGGGTTCCCTGAATGCCTCAACCATCTCCATACCAGGGGCATACAAGCCGAATGAGTCATCCAATGGCAAGAAGCCGGTCTCCGAAGGATCAGGCCCAGCTCCAGCACCAGGACCTGGCGACAGCCCGCCTGAAGTGGAAGCTGGCCAGCAGGGCAAGAAGCGCGAAAGTTGGAGCAACGACATCGAGTTCCTTATGTCCTGCATCGCACTGAGCGTGGGTCTGGGCAATGTGTGGAGGTTCCCCTTCACAGCGCTGGAAAACGGAGGAGGTGCCTTCGTGATACCCTACCTGATCGTCCTGATTCTGGTGGGCAAGCCCGTGTACTACTTGGAAATGCTGCTCGGCCAGTTCTCGAGCCGCGGCAGTGTGAAGGTCTACGACTTTTCACCCATCATGAGAG GCATTGGATATGGACAGGTCCTGGCCACAGGCATCGTTACCACCTACTACGCCACATTAATGGCGCTCACCCTGCGCTACTTCGTGGACTCCTTCTTCCCGACCTTGCCGTGGAGCTACTGCCGCGAGGAGTGGGGCGCAGAGTGCCTGGACTCGGGACCGCAGGAGGCCAGCAGAGCCACCAGCTTGGCCGGGTCGGGAGTGCGGACCACCTCGGCGGAGTTCTATTTCAC GAACATCATTCTGCGCGAGAAGGCGAGCATCGATGATGGCATCGGATATCCCAGCTGGAGTCTGGCGCTGGCACTGGCAGTGGCCTGGATCATCATCGCAGGGATTATGTTCAAAGGCGTGAAGAGCTCGGGCAAGGCCTCCTACTTCCTGGCCCTCTTTCCCTACGTGGTGATGCTGATACTCCTGGTGAGGGCACTCAGCTTGCCGGGCGCCTTCGACGGCGTCCTGTACTTCCTGCGGCCCCAGTGGCACAAGCTCCTGGAACCGCAGGTCTGGTACGCCGCCGTCACCCAGGTGTTCTTCTCACTGGCCATCTGCTTCGGGAACATCATCATGTACGCCTCGTACAACCGCTTCGGCCACAACATTTACAG GGATGCCAATATCGTGACCACGCTGGACACCTTCACCTCCCTGCTGTCCGGTGTGATTATCTTTGGGATTCTGGGCAACCTGGCGTACGAGAACAACACCACCGACATCGCTAGTGTGGTCAATGGAGGTCCGGGCCTGGCTTTCATATCCTACCCAGACGCCATTGCCAAGTTTAAGTGGCTGCCGCAGCTGTTCTCCGTGCTGTTCTTCCTCATGCTCTTCGTCCTGGGCATCGGCAGCAACGTGGGCATGGCCTCCTGCCTGTCCACCGTGATCAAGGATCAGTTTGGACACCTCAAGAACTGGACTGTGGTGGTTGGTATAGCCATTGTAGGGTACTTTCTGGGCCTTATGTACGTCACACCGGGCGGCCAGTTCCTGCTCAACCTGGTCGACTACTTTGGAGTCACTTTTGTGGCCCTGGTGCTGGCCATCTTCGAGCTGGTGACCATTGCCTGGATCTACGGGGTGAAGCGACTCTGCCGGGACGTGGAGTTCATGATTGGCATCAAGACCTCGCTGTACTACCGCATCTGCTGGGCGGTCGTCACTCCTCTGCTAATGCTCACCATTCTCATCTACACCTTGGTGCTGTACGAGCCCCTAAAGTACAAGAATTACACCTACCAATCGGGCGTTTACG TCTTCGGGTGGTGCCTCAGTGCCTTCGGCGTGGGTCAGGTGCTCTTCTGGGCCATTCCCGCCGTGCGGAAGCAGCCCTCGCACTTGGGTCTCTGGGCCCGCATCCGCAAAGCCTTTGAGCCACTGCCCAACTGGGGACCCAGCGACCCGCAGACCCTCAAGCGGTACCAACTGTTCGTCCAGGAGGGCAACGCCAACGCCCTTTTCCGGCGCAGCAGTATCTGGCACAAAATCTATGACAATATCTTCGGTTAG
- the LOC6528806 gene encoding late embryogenesis abundant protein ECP63 isoform X2, protein MFPSRQNQTSLKNFGDKTANLFSKKKDEAEKLANEKAAEAQKLAEEQAKKVGQSVQQTKGEAEQLAASTAKEAAALATAEAQKAGQAIDQGVNRAAGAVNQGKQAVDNTVAQAAAVAQNSKQVAANVAEASQRAAANAVDQTKKAANDAINKSVKAAETVADQKLKQAEGAIDGALKQTSQTVDQKLQEANQYVDQKRQSVEKTVQDAAGQAQESAGQQANALLGKLHLGQK, encoded by the exons ATGTTTCCCAGTCGCCAAAACCAAA CTTCGTTGAAGAACTTCGGCGACAAGACCGCCAACCTCTTCAGCAAGAAGAAGGATGAGGCCGAGAAGCTGGCCAACGAGAAGGCCGCCGAGGCCCAGAAGCTAGCCGAGGAGCAGGCCAAGAAGGTGGGCCAGTCCGTCCAGCAGACCAAGGGCGAGGCCGAGCAGCTGGCCGCCAGCACGG CCAAGGAAGCAGCTGCTCTGGCCACCGCCGAGGCCCAGAAGGCGGGTCAGGCGATCGACCAGGGCGTGAACCGTGCCGCCGGAGCCGTGAACCAGGGCAAGCAGGCGGTGGACAACACGGTGGCGCAGGCGGCGGCCGTGGCCCAGAACTCCAAGCAGGTGGCGGCCAACGTGGCGGAGGCCTCCCAGCGAGCGGCCGCCAATGCGGTGGACCAGACCAAGAAGGCGGCCAACGACGCCATCAACAAGAGCGTGAAGGCCGCCGAGACCGTGGCGGACCAGAAGCTGAAGCAGGCGGAGGGCGCCATCGACGGGGCTCTGAAGCAGACCAGCCAGACGGTGGACCAGAAGCTGCAGGAGGCCAACCAGTACGTCGACCAGAAGCGCCAGTCCGTCGAGAAGACCGTCCAGGATGCGGCCGGACAGGCCCAGGAGTCCGCCGGTCAGCAGGCCAACGCCCTGCTGGGCAAGCTGCATCTGGGCCAGAAGTAA
- the LOC6528806 gene encoding late embryogenesis abundant protein ECP63 isoform X1 codes for MFSSISDASKSSLKNFGDKTANLFSKKKDEAEKLANEKAAEAQKLAEEQAKKVGQSVQQTKGEAEQLAASTAKEAAALATAEAQKAGQAIDQGVNRAAGAVNQGKQAVDNTVAQAAAVAQNSKQVAANVAEASQRAAANAVDQTKKAANDAINKSVKAAETVADQKLKQAEGAIDGALKQTSQTVDQKLQEANQYVDQKRQSVEKTVQDAAGQAQESAGQQANALLGKLHLGQK; via the exons ATGTTCAGCTCGATTTCAG ATGCATCGAAAT CTTCGTTGAAGAACTTCGGCGACAAGACCGCCAACCTCTTCAGCAAGAAGAAGGATGAGGCCGAGAAGCTGGCCAACGAGAAGGCCGCCGAGGCCCAGAAGCTAGCCGAGGAGCAGGCCAAGAAGGTGGGCCAGTCCGTCCAGCAGACCAAGGGCGAGGCCGAGCAGCTGGCCGCCAGCACGG CCAAGGAAGCAGCTGCTCTGGCCACCGCCGAGGCCCAGAAGGCGGGTCAGGCGATCGACCAGGGCGTGAACCGTGCCGCCGGAGCCGTGAACCAGGGCAAGCAGGCGGTGGACAACACGGTGGCGCAGGCGGCGGCCGTGGCCCAGAACTCCAAGCAGGTGGCGGCCAACGTGGCGGAGGCCTCCCAGCGAGCGGCCGCCAATGCGGTGGACCAGACCAAGAAGGCGGCCAACGACGCCATCAACAAGAGCGTGAAGGCCGCCGAGACCGTGGCGGACCAGAAGCTGAAGCAGGCGGAGGGCGCCATCGACGGGGCTCTGAAGCAGACCAGCCAGACGGTGGACCAGAAGCTGCAGGAGGCCAACCAGTACGTCGACCAGAAGCGCCAGTCCGTCGAGAAGACCGTCCAGGATGCGGCCGGACAGGCCCAGGAGTCCGCCGGTCAGCAGGCCAACGCCCTGCTGGGCAAGCTGCATCTGGGCCAGAAGTAA
- the LOC6528806 gene encoding late embryogenesis abundant protein ECP63 isoform X3, with product MFSSISASLKNFGDKTANLFSKKKDEAEKLANEKAAEAQKLAEEQAKKVGQSVQQTKGEAEQLAASTAKEAAALATAEAQKAGQAIDQGVNRAAGAVNQGKQAVDNTVAQAAAVAQNSKQVAANVAEASQRAAANAVDQTKKAANDAINKSVKAAETVADQKLKQAEGAIDGALKQTSQTVDQKLQEANQYVDQKRQSVEKTVQDAAGQAQESAGQQANALLGKLHLGQK from the exons ATGTTCAGCTCGATTTCAG CTTCGTTGAAGAACTTCGGCGACAAGACCGCCAACCTCTTCAGCAAGAAGAAGGATGAGGCCGAGAAGCTGGCCAACGAGAAGGCCGCCGAGGCCCAGAAGCTAGCCGAGGAGCAGGCCAAGAAGGTGGGCCAGTCCGTCCAGCAGACCAAGGGCGAGGCCGAGCAGCTGGCCGCCAGCACGG CCAAGGAAGCAGCTGCTCTGGCCACCGCCGAGGCCCAGAAGGCGGGTCAGGCGATCGACCAGGGCGTGAACCGTGCCGCCGGAGCCGTGAACCAGGGCAAGCAGGCGGTGGACAACACGGTGGCGCAGGCGGCGGCCGTGGCCCAGAACTCCAAGCAGGTGGCGGCCAACGTGGCGGAGGCCTCCCAGCGAGCGGCCGCCAATGCGGTGGACCAGACCAAGAAGGCGGCCAACGACGCCATCAACAAGAGCGTGAAGGCCGCCGAGACCGTGGCGGACCAGAAGCTGAAGCAGGCGGAGGGCGCCATCGACGGGGCTCTGAAGCAGACCAGCCAGACGGTGGACCAGAAGCTGCAGGAGGCCAACCAGTACGTCGACCAGAAGCGCCAGTCCGTCGAGAAGACCGTCCAGGATGCGGCCGGACAGGCCCAGGAGTCCGCCGGTCAGCAGGCCAACGCCCTGCTGGGCAAGCTGCATCTGGGCCAGAAGTAA
- the LOC6528807 gene encoding uncharacterized protein LOC6528807, whose amino-acid sequence MKHLLTALVALLSILPRGELLGSGPPCPRRYLRRINGKCYYFSVKKMNWFGALNNCLRKGLTLADLSNQRDFDGAIGFLSGLGNTEDFWFGGNDLYHEGRFQYISSGRLVRYYSNYSNVLPLEHSECDDCLEVRIRSEINMVSADNCHERQYFICSERYCQDSDGGKKPKHHSHEHLHHFHHDIGESGDGEVEEEEGDHDRQDPIASGSAEQPEPDSEDAAVALDVPDDDQVEQNGVSVAPGAEETKPVGVTGEPEATAAPGAADGAASPAAEGGTPAGAAPAAEGAATPAAEGAATPAPGAETPAAAAAETPAPPAA is encoded by the exons ATGAAGCATCTCCTGACTGCACTCGTGGCCCTGCTGAGCATCCTGCCGCGGGGCGAGCTCCTGGGATCGGGACCGCCCTGCCCGCGTCGCTATCTGCGCAGGATCAACGGCAAGTGCTACTACTTTTCGGTGAAGAAG ATGAACTGGTTCGGCGCCCTGAACAACTGCTTACGCAAGGGCCTGACCCTGGCGGACTTGAGCAACCAAAGGGACTTCGATGGAGCCATCGGGTTCCTGAGTGGCCTGGGCAACACGGAGGACTTCTGGTTTGGGGGCAACGATCTGTACCACGAGGGTCGCTTCCAGTACATCAGCAGCGGACGGCTGGTGCGCTACTACAGCAACTACAGCAACGTGCTGCCCCTGGAGCACTCCGAGTGCGACGACTGCCTGGAGGTGAGGATCCGCTCCGAGATCAACATGGTGTCGGCGGACAACTGCCACGAGCGGCAGTACTTCATCTGCTCGGAGCGCTACTGCCAGGACTCGGACGGCGGCAAGAAGCCGAAGCACCACAGCCACGAGCACTTGCATCACTTCCACCACGACATTGGCGAGAGTGGCGACGgcgaggtggaggaggaggagggggacCACGACCGCCAGGACCCCATCGCCAGTGGCTCAGCGGAGCAGCCGGAGCCGGACTCCGAGGATGCAGCCGTGGCCCTCGACGTCCCGGATGACGATCAAGTGGAGCAGAATGGCGTCTCGGTGGCTCCGGGAGCGGAGGAAACAAAACCCGTTGGCGTAACTGGCGAGCCAGAAGCAACTGCTGCCCCCGGCGCTGCAGATGGAGCAGCTTCTCCAGCAGCAGAGGGAGGCACCCCCGCCGGCGCAGCTCCAGCTGCCGAGGGAGCAGCCACTCCTGCCGCCGAAGGAGCAGCCACACCCGCTCCAGGAGCAGAAACCcccgccgccgcagcagccgaGACTCCGGCGCCGCCAGCAGCCTGA
- the LOC6528808 gene encoding CCR4-NOT transcription complex subunit 3, whose protein sequence is MRILPIVILALMAVHSGCGKKQGKKAKDKGPCGKPYLKELNGKCFYVGVKKINWFGAQNNCLRKGLNLADVSTVEDFNAVVHYMTSQLGYDDFWFGGNDLQSEGRFKYISNGKLVRYMGVSPIVEPTQRSNLDDCLEIRIRPNVTVVLDVNCQEKKYFICEQNQLKCAVPAADSGDGQKHSHEHLHHFHHDAGKKEKQEAGIKEQSVESDSRPADNSNSTEIGVSEEKKTEGAPSGGDGGGTTEPVFENGMGNAGATNAEEAQTVPPAGGASASTAAEGTEAATPAPDAATPAAGAPAEGTPAAEGATPAPAAPEGGATPAPAPPA, encoded by the exons ATGAGGATCCTACCGATAGTGATTCTGGCCTTGATGGCGGTCCATTCCGGCTGCGGAAAGAAGCAGGGCAAGAAGGCCAAGGACAAGGGTCCTTGTGGTAAGCCCTATCTCAAGGAGCTGAACGGAAAGTGCTTCTATGTGGGCGTCAAAAAG ATCAACTGGTTCGGGGCCCAGAACAACTGCCTGCGCAAGGGCCTCAACCTGGCCGACGTGTCCACGGTGGAGGACTTCAACGCGGTGGTCCACTACATGACGTCCCAGTTGGGATACGACGACTTCTGGTTCGGAGGCAACGACCTGCAGTCGGAGGGCCGCTTCAAGTACATTAGCAACGGGAAACTGGTGCGCTACATGGGCGTCTCCCCCATAGTGGAGCCGACTCAGCGGTCCAACCTGGACGACTGCCTGGAGATCAGGATCCGGCCCAACGTGACCGTCGTCCTGGACGTGAACTGCCAGGAGAAGAAGTACTTCATCTGCGAGCAGAACCAGCTCAAGTGCGCTGTGCCCGCGGCGGACAGCGGGGATGGGCAGAAGCACAGCCACGAGCACTTGCATCACTTCCACCACGACGCCGGCAAGAAGGAGAAGCAGGAGGCGGGGATCAAAGAGCAAAGTGTGGAGAGCGATTCACGGCCAGCTGACAATTCGAATTCAACGGAAATCGGGGTCTCGGAGGAGAAGAAAACGGAGGGCGCGCCGTCTGGAGGTGATGGTGGTGGCACCACGGAGCCGGTGTTCGAGAACGGCATGGGAAACGCGGGGGCCACCAACGCCGAGGAGGCCCAGACGGTGCCGCCAGCCGGGGGTGCGAGTGCCTCCACGGCGGCAGAAGGCACTGAAGCAGCCACGCCCGCCCCGGATGCGGCCACTCCGGCGGCAGGTGCCCCAGCGGAAGGAACTCCAGCCGCCGAGGGCGCCACTCCTGCACCGGCAGCTCCGGAAGGCGGGGCCACACCAGCACCTGCTCCGCCGGCCTGA
- the LOC6528809 gene encoding uncharacterized protein LOC6528809, with amino-acid sequence MGQVLRILSCLQILLLLLRTDEANAKGICLYFSEKTATWFGALAICKKLHMCLANLDTEVTLIQMNTKMDNEEHEYWFGLNAHEKPNFRYVSNNKSIEYSPLNSKLVNNEGCAYVKHQQDFFKFESASCHEHKRFICSKTDECDGVSMKHGDSKCVITEEQQEIVAY; translated from the exons ATGGGTCAAGTGCTTAGGATTCTTAGCTGTCTTCaaattttgctgctgcttttacGCACTGATGAGGCGAATGCAAAGGGAATATGCCTTTATTTCAGTGAGAAAACA GCTACTTGGTTTGGTGCCCTGGCCATCTGCAAAAAGCTGCACATGTGTTTGGCCAATCTGGACACCGAAGTTACCCTGATCCAAATGAATACTAAAATGGACAACGAAGAGCACGAGTACTGGTTTGGACTGAATGCACATGAAAAGCCCAACTTCAGATACGTGTCAAACAACAAGTCCATTGAGTACTCCCCACTCAACTCCAAGCTCGTGAACAATGAAGGATGCGCCTATGTTAAACACCAGCAAGACTTTTTCAAATTCGAGTCCGCAAGCTGTCACGAGCACAAAAGATTCATCTGCAGTAAAACCGACGAATGCGATGGGGTTAGCATGAAACATGGAGATTCAAAATGTGTTATAACCGAAGAGCAACAAGAAATTGTGGCCTACTAA
- the LOC6528810 gene encoding uncharacterized protein LOC6528810 produces the protein MEDLLENRRFTNIGNSFGFVCRIIEKQCGIQQLGSLEKYEFAELLKILNGTEKFLASKFFCQLPANVGSYRVLRQLQELRILTATEYIFSKEHSDQLQVDLIIFLESEFELLANVFLSAAYDVDSAMKLTLILTTALGNLYSGLVGNPKICSLEYVEFLRKTMPDEALNVCVNMHLGTLLDLHRSENVGEAFASFSAWINEGVDELTFVKHLCDKLFVGHHEAALQYLFKQSNTDNFNQWKFYLILVQSIASAANPETTTYIKKYLKNRLLQTASMASMQSLLHLLLTARAASASTMNVQMNLDNYAKWYKQNIGEMTYILGPEKFQTVLRLLEESLPFEKELQYLEIHVSIAISPGGRLVQAYKTKCRAHAAQLKSAAKRKASAD, from the exons ATGGAAGATCTGCTGGAAAATAGAAGATTTACAAATATCGGCAAtagctttggctttgtttgcAGG ATCATAGAAAAGCAGTGCGGAATTCAACAACTCGGATCTCTGGAAAAATACGAATTTGCCGAGCTCCTGAAGATTCTGAATGGCACAGAAAAG TTTCTGGCCTCCAAGTTCTTCTGCCAACTGCCAGCGAATGTCGGCAGCTATCGAGTGCTTCGCCAGCTGCAGGAACTCCGAATCCTGACGGCCACAGAATACATCTTCAG CAAGGAGCACTCCGATCAACTGCAGGTGGACTTGATCATATTCCTGGAATCCGAGTTCGAACTCCTCGCAAATGTTTTCTTGTCGGCGGCTTATG ATGTCGACTCTGCGATGAAGCTCACCCTAATACTGACCACCGCTTTAGGGAATCTCTATTCCGGCCTGGTTGGCAATCCCAAAATATGCAGTTTGGAATATGTGGAGTTCTTGCGCAAAACCATGCCAG ATGAAGCGCtaaatgtgtgtgtgaacATGCACTTAGGTACCCTGTTGGACCTTCACCGATCGGAAAATGTCGGCGAGGCATTCGCCAGCTTTAGCGCCTGGATAAATGAGGGCGTCGACGAACTAACCTTTGTAAAGCACCTTTGCGATAAG CTGTTTGTTGGCCATCACGAGGCAGCCCTTCAATACCTATTCAAACAGTCAAACACGGACAACTTCAACCAGTGGAAGTTCTACCTGATACTGGTACAATCCATCGCCAGTGCAGCCAATCCTGAAACCACCACATACATTAAAA AGTATCTGAAAAACAGACTTCTGCAAACTGCATCCATGGCCTCCATGCAGTCCTTGCTTCATTTGCTGCTGACTGCAAGAGCTGCTTCTGCCTCAACCATGAATGTTCAGATGAATCTGGACAACTATGCGAAGTGGTACAAGCAGAACATTGGTGAAATGACGTACATACTGGGCCCGGAAAAGTTTCAGACAGTGCTAAGGCTCTTGGAGGAGTCGTTACCTTTCGAAAAGGAGTTGCAATACCTGGAG ATTCATGTGTCAATTGCCATTTCACCTGGTGGTCGTCTGGTGCAGGCCTACAAAACAAAGTGCAGGGCTCATGCAGCTCAACTGAAATCGGCAGCAAAGCGAAAGGCTTCCGCAGACTAG